The Lysobacter sp. genome includes a window with the following:
- a CDS encoding enoyl-CoA hydratase/isomerase: MDPSAFTTLRVRFDDEIAHLQIHRPDANNAINEQLIKEFTAALDLCEVRAKIVVVEGLPEVFCFGADFAELQRSFDGDAPPQQDPQPMYALWRRLASGPYVSIAHVRGKANAGGIGFVAACDIVLADTKAVFSLSELLFGLMPACVLPFLIRRIGFAKANYMTLMTQPVTVQNAHEWGLVDAYEENSENLLRRNLLRLRRLNKTSIARYKRYMHSIEGSLDTCEHAALAANREVFSDIENLQRISRYVKTGEFPWEGTS; encoded by the coding sequence ATGGACCCGTCCGCTTTCACGACCCTGCGCGTCCGTTTCGACGACGAGATCGCGCATCTCCAGATCCACCGGCCGGACGCGAACAACGCGATCAACGAACAGTTGATCAAGGAATTCACGGCGGCGCTCGATCTGTGCGAGGTGCGTGCCAAGATCGTGGTTGTGGAAGGCTTGCCGGAAGTATTCTGCTTCGGCGCCGACTTCGCGGAGCTGCAGCGCAGCTTCGACGGCGACGCACCGCCGCAGCAGGATCCGCAGCCGATGTACGCATTGTGGCGGCGGCTGGCCAGCGGGCCGTACGTGTCGATCGCGCACGTACGCGGCAAGGCCAACGCGGGCGGCATCGGTTTCGTGGCCGCCTGCGATATCGTCCTCGCCGATACCAAGGCGGTGTTCAGCCTGTCCGAACTGCTGTTCGGCCTGATGCCCGCGTGCGTACTGCCTTTCCTGATCCGGCGCATCGGATTCGCCAAAGCCAACTACATGACGCTGATGACACAGCCGGTCACGGTGCAGAACGCGCACGAATGGGGCCTCGTGGACGCCTACGAGGAGAACAGCGAAAACCTGCTGCGCAGGAATCTGCTCCGTCTTCGTCGACTGAACAAGACCAGCATCGCGCGCTACAAGCGTTATATGCACTCGATCGAAGGGTCACTCGATACCTGCGAGCACGCAGCGCTCGCCGCGAACCGGGAGGTGTTTTCCGATATCGAGAATCTGCAGCGCATCTCGCGTTACGTGAAGACCGGAGAATTCCCCTGGGAGGGCACCTCGTAA
- a CDS encoding hydroxymethylglutaryl-CoA synthase family protein yields the protein MKTVGIEAMNAFAGTAFLNVSSLAEHRNLDTTRFENLLMKEKTVALPYEDPITFAVNAARPIVDALSPEERDRIEMVITCTESGFDFGKSMSTYCHSLLGLNRNCRLFELKNACYSGAAGIQMAVNFVLSQASPGAKALVIATDISRFMVEDGGDALTADWSFAEPSSGSGAVAMLISDQPHLLQIDVGANGYYGYEVMDTCRPTADGDAGDSDLSLLSYLDCCENAFIEYKKRVPDANFAETFTYLAYHCPFGGMVKGAHRNMMRKIMRAKPNDIEEDFQRRVTPGMIYCQRVANIMGATMPLAIASTIEHGDFETPRRIGAFSYGSGCCSEFFSGVVRKEGQQRLRKMQIKEHLDRRTELTMDEYDRLLVGSNAVRFGTRNVELDSSFVSRARSAIGKPVLFLKEIKEFHREYEWVG from the coding sequence ATGAAAACAGTTGGTATCGAGGCCATGAACGCGTTCGCTGGAACGGCCTTTCTGAACGTCAGTAGCCTCGCGGAGCATCGCAACCTCGACACCACGCGTTTCGAGAACCTGTTGATGAAGGAAAAGACGGTCGCATTGCCGTACGAAGACCCGATCACGTTCGCCGTCAATGCGGCAAGACCCATCGTCGATGCGCTGAGCCCGGAAGAGAGGGACAGGATCGAGATGGTGATCACCTGCACCGAATCGGGCTTCGATTTCGGCAAATCGATGAGCACCTATTGCCACAGCCTGCTGGGGCTGAACCGCAACTGCCGCCTGTTCGAGCTGAAGAACGCCTGCTATTCCGGCGCCGCCGGCATCCAGATGGCGGTCAACTTCGTGCTGTCGCAGGCGTCGCCGGGCGCGAAAGCGCTGGTGATCGCGACCGACATTTCGCGCTTCATGGTCGAGGACGGCGGCGACGCGCTGACCGCCGACTGGTCGTTCGCCGAACCCAGCAGCGGATCGGGCGCGGTCGCGATGCTGATCAGCGATCAACCGCACCTGCTGCAGATCGACGTGGGCGCGAACGGCTACTACGGCTACGAAGTGATGGATACCTGCCGGCCGACGGCGGACGGCGACGCCGGCGATTCCGACCTGTCGCTGCTGTCGTACCTGGATTGCTGCGAGAACGCGTTCATCGAATACAAGAAGCGCGTGCCCGACGCCAACTTCGCCGAGACGTTCACCTACCTGGCTTACCACTGTCCCTTCGGCGGCATGGTCAAGGGCGCGCACCGCAACATGATGCGCAAGATCATGCGCGCCAAGCCCAACGACATCGAGGAGGATTTCCAGCGTCGCGTCACCCCGGGCATGATCTACTGCCAGCGCGTCGCCAACATCATGGGCGCGACCATGCCGCTGGCGATCGCGAGCACGATCGAGCACGGCGATTTCGAAACCCCGCGTCGCATCGGCGCGTTTTCCTACGGTTCCGGCTGCTGCTCCGAGTTCTTCAGCGGAGTGGTGCGCAAGGAAGGGCAGCAGCGCCTGCGCAAGATGCAGATCAAGGAGCATCTCGACCGCCGCACCGAATTGACGATGGACGAATACGACCGGCTGCTGGTCGGCAGCAATGCCGTCCGTTTCGGTACGCGCAACGTCGAACTGGACAGCAGTTTCGTCTCGCGTGCGCGCAGCGCGATCGGCAAGCCGGTGTTGTTCCTGAAGGAAATCAAGGAATTCCACCGCGAATACGAGTGGGTCGGTTGA